In the genome of Dermacentor silvarum isolate Dsil-2018 chromosome 1, BIME_Dsil_1.4, whole genome shotgun sequence, one region contains:
- the LOC119438741 gene encoding uncharacterized protein LOC119438741 isoform X1, with amino-acid sequence MPPVSKKDQGATLAGFAKTLVKADARVFVSVDNVLAIFNAADEEFCNDGTTCLSATCTFSDKSSCWAVNRQREWNAMFNNRGIEVIQLQKGTLHFRTLNIDPEDLEANADVKFLCLSLWLLRQHRCISGVVLSIPVLAPRHESLFMSLLKLTEFLQKCEIHGNDPFKGRALAKAEPRASALDHLSRLRELGLATVHLIDDDVAILARLVERNALLVALILIDVEMSALAFAELVARVVEHKKLEDFRVKISAKEPESVFNEALSLIGQSRTISRLYVHVDHGLLSLLQGLLDNSSIRELTLEPMINDAKILCALADFLEKQASCKRLKACLNARQFGHVAGALNDMQRIVGNSSLRVLVLSGSALAPLPANRLADGLAMSKTLRQLHLDDCELACLDVLPFVMAVRRCAEFGQFEELNVGAPVGKDLELCELFRKIVDVGVCDKITLVYNDCLVEPLRDALQTNIKFVNVSLSYGEDTEVEPVLHAMRSTVKTLKTLCINSPRVLSSLGGQFLANLIRKADSLTVVRLRCRTKANASIQILKALAESRSVILLTTERWDFSENVQRTFADMLRQNRSLNRLEFYWSNVGDYEPFKKYLINGLEFNQSVSVVKMYHGQERDELAVHDFELLQCIHRNAMLLAWVTDVILRDGMCPEGAAVVDLLNTCEAPLDLFQRTGDFSPRTANKRIRLARMATRTQFYALISEFSGRRDFTLSAIGRAHFQNLVLSMRDDVFSTMGVETSASSGASGSDV; translated from the exons AAGGACCAGGGCGCCACTCTTGCCGGATTCGCCAAAACCCTCGTTAAAGCGGATGCCCGTGTTTTCGTCAGCGTGGATAATGTCCTCGCCATCTTCAATGCCGCCGACGAGGAATTCTGCAACGACGGCACCACCTGTCTCAGCGCCACCTGCACATTCAGTGACAAGTCTTCGTGCTGGGCCGTCAATCGTCAGCGAGAGTGGAATGCCATGTTCAACAACCGCGGCATCGAGGTGATCCAGCTGCAGAAGGGGACACTTCACTTTCGAACATTAAACATCGACCCTGAAGACTTGGAGGCGAATGCAGACGTCAAGTTTCTTTGCCTGTCTCTGTGGCTCCTGCGACAACATCGCTGCATCTCTGGAGTCGTCCTGTCTATTCCCGTCCTGGCACCTAGGCACGAGTCACTGTTCATGTCTCTCCTAAAGCTTACGGAATTCTTACAAAAGTGCGAGATACACGGCAATGATCCATTCAAAGGACGTGCCCTCGCAAAGGCGGAGCCAAGAGCGAGTGCTCTAGACCACCTGTCTCGACTGAGAGAACTGGGACTCGCTACGGTTCACCTGATCGACGATGACGTTGCTATCCTGGCCCGTCTCGTGGAACGAAACGCATTGCTCGTTGCCCTCATCCTCATCGACGTAGAGATGAGCGCGCTCGCGTTCGCCGAGCTCGTCGCCAGGGTGGTCGAGCACAAGAAACTGGAGGACTTCCGTGTGAAGATAAGCGCCAAAGAACCCGAGTCCGTGTTCAACGAAGCCCTGAGTCTAATCGGCCAGTCGCGCACTATCTCGAGGCTGTACGTGCACGTCGACCACGGCTTGTTGAGCCTGCTGCAGGGACTCCTCGATAACTCTTCGATTAGAGAACTAACGCTGGAGCCGATGATCAACGACGCGAAAATACTGTGTGCGCTAGCCGACTTCCTGGAAAAGCAGGCATCTTGCAAGCGCTTGAAGGCTTGCCTCAACGCCAGACAATTTGGGCACGTTGCCGGCGCTCTCAACGACATGCAAAGAATCGTCGGCAACAGTTCGCTGCGCGTTCTCGTGCTTTCGGGATCGGCGCTTGCGCCTCTGCCGGCGAATCGGCTTGCCGACGGGCTCGCAATGAGCAAGACGTTGAGACAGCTCCATCTGGATGACTGCGAGCTCGCGTGCTTAGACGTCCTGCCCTTTGTGATGGCTGTCAGAAGATGCGCGGAATTCGGCCAATTCGAAGAACTCAACGTGGGAGCTCCGGTTGGCAAGGATCTTGAGCTGTGCGAGCTGTTCAGGAAAATAGTTGATGTCGGCGTCTGTGACAAGATCACGCTAGTCTACAACGACTGCCTTGTGGAGCCCTTGCGGGATGCTCTGCAAACGAACATAAAGTTTGTCAACGTTTCCCTCTCCTACGGCGAAGATACAGAAGTTGAGCCTGTTCTCCATGCCATGAGGAGCACGGTGAAGACCTTGAAGACACTCTGCATCAACTCTCCTCGA GTACTGAGCAGCCTGGGCGGTCAGTTCCTGGCGAACCTTATTCGGAAAGCAGACTCACTCACGGTTGTCAGACTGCGCTGCCGCACCAAGGCGAACGCGTCCATCCAGATCCTCAAGGCCCTAGCTGAGTCCAGGAGCGTGATTCTCCTAACTACCGAGCGCTGGGACTTCAGCGAAAACGTCCAGCGCACCTTTGCCGACATGCTTCGCCAAAATCGCAGCCTGAATCGCCTCGAATTCTACTGGAGCAACGTCGGTGATTACGAGCCTTTCAAGAAGTACCTGATCAATGGTCTCGAGTTCAACCAGTCCGTGTCGGTTGTGAAGATGTACCATGGCCAGGAGCGCGATGAGTTGGCCGTACATGACTTCGAACTTTTGCAGTGCATCCACAGGAACGCGATGCTACTCGCCTGGGTCACGGACGTCATCCTGAGGGACGGAATGTGTCCCGAGGGTGCCGCTGTTGTTGACTTGCTCAACACTTGCGAGGCACCTCTGGACCTGTTTCAGCGGACCGGCGATTTCTCACCGCGTACGGCTAACAAACGCATCCGCTTGGCTCGCATGGCGACGAGGACGCAGTTCTACGCCCTGATTTCTGAGTTCAGTGGCCGGCGCGACTTTACTTTGAGCGCTATTGGACGAGCGCATTTTCAGAACCTTGTTCTCTCTATGCGTGACGACGTGTTCAGCACCATGGGAGTCGAAACGTCCGCTAGTTCGGGTGCCAGCGGCTCTGACGTTTAG